The Glycine soja cultivar W05 chromosome 4, ASM419377v2, whole genome shotgun sequence genomic sequence TGATTGCTGCAAGATGACTTTCAAATGACTTGAGTATATTTTGAGGGGTAAAAGAGAAGGGTTTCAACTCAATAAATAACTAATGAACCCATTGAGTTGTTGAATCTTTTGGTATTTGCATTTAGAGAATGATTTGTGTTTCACACTTCTTTTAAGGTATGCCTTATTTTACACTTATGTAAAATAAGTCGTATTTGTATTTCAAAGTTATGAAATAACATGTGATttaaaaaaaggtgtgaaatgAAAGCAAGAAGTGTCAAATTATCACAACCGTTATACATTTATGTATTTCTGTCTTCATTGTTAATTACTTCAGAAAAAACACTATTGGTTTAGTCATTGTTGTATGGCGTCCCGTTGCCGTggcgatatatatataaacaatttagaaagaaaaaacaagagattATATATTCTCGGgattataagtttaattttgtcAACTTAAGGTAAGTACACAGTTTCGCTGCATGCCCTCATATTTCTCTTCACTTGTTTTTAGCTGTTTCAATTGTCAACGATGACATAAACCCATAATGGGAGACATTCAACAATATTGTGATGCATTGCTGCTAGAAATTGGAAGCACAAACTATGAATTCATCATTTCTTGTTTAAAGCACTTTATCTACCCCATTCCTAAAGATATACATATTCAATATtccaatttgaaaattttcgCACCAGTTAGCTGACCATATTTGTCCATTAATTATATACTATTCAATTATTCATACTATGGCCTGATGTTGTTGACTTGAACAATTCTTCAGCTTCACAAATCATTAGTTAAATATATGATCATCATCTCTTTTTTGGGGGATTTATTTATACGCATTTCGCTTTCACAGTGTGGAATGCTGACTTCGTATTCCCAACCATATATAGTTCCTTATGACAGgcctttaattcaaatattgcGTTTGGTATAGAAATTGAGTGATAAGGAAAGCAAGGAGaatgaaaaattagttttttgtttgatgtgaagggagagagagagtaaaATTAGGAGAAATGAATAATATGTGGGATCTTATAATTTCCCATCCGATGATTAAGAAGGAATAAGAAAAAGGATAAATGATAGctctttcacttttttctactatattccttcttctttatgCTTTTATCTTACCAAACAAAACCTAATGGGTTTGCACAAATTTTACAGAGTTTGGCATTCGCGGGAAGCATCAAATTGACCCAAGTCCAAACTAGACAAACGGCCGTCCTATCAATGGAACAGTGACCCCCACCAACTGCCCTGTATTATGTTATTGTTACGTTATGATCAATCTTTGTAGGAGTTATTTTTATGTGCACAATGCAAGTTCCttcttataatttctttttcatgcaTAGAGCAAAAcgttattataattttcttgcAAGAGGAATGCTCTTAGACCATTTCCAACTACAGCTTTTATTGGCATTAAGCGAACGGATTCAGTTCCAATTAGAAATAATGATGTAAGAATGgtttttaaacaatattattttttaatataaaaatattttttaacataaaatataaaaatatttttttaatcattcagaacaataaaacaaaacaaacagcCTTCGGCCTTACAtgcatgaaatataaaaatatgagatgatatttaagactttttttttaatttttttaaaagtaatttcaaATCTAATTGCAGTTTCAAATCGAAAAACTGTTGTCCAGTGGAGTGCAAATTGCATGAATGACACTATAGATGACTGATAGTTTGATTTGTGAAAATTGTGGCTTGAATTGAATTTGCTCTATATACCATGTGAACAATACAAATATAAACAAAGtggaaggaaaacaaaaaagagcgcaaaaggaaaataaagagGTTGAACTCTATTcaacaaaagttaaaaaaaataaaaaataagaggcagaagaaatataaagtaaaaaaaaaaaaaatactcttacATATAAGAGAAATAACAAAAATCTATATTATTTAACAATGATAAGTTCTAACGTGACATAATAAAATCCTCCAAAAATCAATTCAAAGCCAAAGATAAGAGATATATATCATTGGAGTTGTTCTTATATACCGCACTCTTTTCTATTCCTTCAAGAAAGATTGAGGTAtgcttattttgaaattaagtgAATAGAAGATTGTGACGTctgtttaagttaattttactgtatttatattataatttttttttggtcataAAAAGTTACGAGTATTTCTTAATACTATCAAAgaaacaaacactaacactgAAATCATTCAGAAATTCATAAATTTCATTCAGTAATATGCATTACGAATATTTCTCCTTTCTCATTACACATAAAACTCTCGTTATTACTTTTACAcaaacctattttttttatcattaaatacacAAGTCCATGcttgaattttgattatttttccaaaatagTTTAACCCCCACCCCCCAgtcctaattaaattttaatcataaatgATACTGTAAAGTGTAAACCATTTGAAacacaaaacaaattaattaaacgcattaaatatttaaaattttgaccgTTTGACTTTGACCAATTCACTGATGTATCCACACAAACATGACCCTGAAACTCTGCATCGCCGCCATGTGAGATGCCCTCaagaaatcaatcaatcaaGCAACACTAGGAAACTGGAAGccataagaatgaaaaagagaaaagaaaaccaTTTACATTGTATCTAATGTAACTAACAAAATctgaataagaaataaaattataaaaaagtacaATTCTGGATCTGTTGATTTGATTGTGTTCCCATAGTAGCTATCAAACAGTTGGAGGCTGAACACAAATCCTTGGATGGTTAATCTGTTGAAGCTGCAAACTTTTGAGTGCAGGCCTATCCGTACCTGATCTTCTTTTCCAGAGACTATCCAATTCTTTTGGTTCTTCCAATTTGCACACTCTTTTGACCACAGGCAAAGGAGGATCCATTTCCTCAATGCTTTTGTTGAAAACAACATTGTTGCTAAGACACTTTTGGTTTTTGGGCATATCTGAAACTTCTTGATGCCTTGATCTGCAGCTTGAGAAGGTGGTGGTGGCTGTGGTGGTTTTTGGGGTGCtaataataaagttcttgcCAGAGAAGAGTTTTTTGAGCTTGGAGTATTTGACAATAGGGGAGGAGGTAGTGTTTCTGTTGGTGTTGTCGGTTTTGGTTGTGAAAGTGAGTCTATGTGAGGGTGGAATGCCGCTTATTTTGTTGTTTCTCTTGACCTGACCCATACAACTGATTCTTGGGGACAAAGGGTCGTTGCCAGAAGAAGCAGAAGGGTCTCTGAATCGAGGAAGAGTCACCTCTTTGATGGAAGGCCTTGAACAAAGCATTGGAAGGAATGTGCTTTTCTGATAGTAAAACTGATGGTGGTAATGGTTTTCATTACCCATCTTAGAGGACCAATTTTgtatataaagagagagagagagagagagagagagagaagatcaaagtgagagaagaaaaaattaggAAAATTTCAAAGCAATTGGCTTTGGCCAGGTCTTGAGAGTTTGAGCTTGTCAAATATGTGCAAGCTCATGTGTGTTTTTTTGTGACAACCCTTTTTACTGGGAGTAAAGAAATGGAAGCACAATGAGCAACGAGACAAAAGAGAATGAAAGGGATCATTGCAAAGAAGGAGCCTCATGGAAGACTGGTACAAGAAGCATCAAAGGGACAGGACCACTACTCTAGAATTGTATATTGGTGTTTTCTTTGGAATTTAGCTCAAGATCAGGTTTTGTCTCTCTGATTAAACCCTTCAATACAGATTTATGTCTTGAAGAGGctaatgattccagcttgcaattGCATCTCTTCTCCTCTCTCTGGTGAGATCTGAATCCTAACCTATTTGATAATGGGATGGGAGTAAGGTACACACACTGCTCTAGTGGTAGAATCATAGGTTGAGCTACCACTTGTCCCCCTCCTTTATGGTCCACTCTAGGTAATTATTACTTAATGGTTGCTTATTTTTTTGACTTGGAAAGTATTAGGATATGCATGGgtaatatgttattattttgctGACTGAGTACTCTGAACATAATACAAACGTGGAATAATTTGGACAGTGTGAAACTTAGATAATTACAACGCTGATTTATCATCATTATTCAGTCCCTTCCACCAAAACCCGTCGAAAATTTGGAATAATTACTGGTGTTACTCTACTGCATGCCTGCAATTTgatttatataagaaattttCAAACCCAGCATTTAATAAGGATTCTCGGTGTttgcaaagattttttttctgatttttataattcaatACCTATTGATAATGTTAGTAATAGTGACAAGTATTATaagatgagattttttttatcatacaaattaaatagatataataaatttataataatttatgtatgatatttaattaataattaaaaataaaaatataaactatttaacgaaataaaattgtttaatatataaaatatgataatgatttaaaatacaattaaaatatttttgttgatttttaaacttttttaaaattaaagtatttaaatattatattttaaattgaaatatagGTCAATGCAAAGCATTAGtttatacaataaaacaaaCAGACATTTATTGTAGTCAAAATTTCAATACTACAGTAAATACAGTCACAAACTAAAGTCATTAAATGATGATTAAACTTAAGTTTTGAAATtagtattattaaatattattatttttttatatcttttgatAGAATTGGACTTAGTTTCTCTAAACAAAATCTTATATTTGaacattataaatgaaaaatatatatatatatatatatatatatataattgagaaAGATAATTTTACTACTAGCGATCAACCAAAATTtagtagaaataaaatattattatatttaaactaaaatagtgttattttaaaaaagtattaattagaCTTTAAAACATCAATTGTTTGGTTGAGAAAGTAATActagtaaaaaatgtaaataaatataaactattGAATGGTCATTAAATTTAAAGTGCACCTGGTCGGTGAGGGGGGGTAGTAGATTAGATGAATTCTAAATTTGAGATTTGACTTTATATTACGCAGTCAAACTGTGGTAATCTTGTTCGCGTGTTTTGCGGGGTGTGGTCCTACCTTCTCATCACCCCCGCTTATTTACTACCACATTTTCCATCATATGTTGTATCTAATGCTTCACACAAATCAAGctactaaaataattatatttatgtttttaatatctGGAAcgttaacaaaaattataaaaagtggTGACATGGTACTATCAGCCTTTTACACGTGTTCACTTTCAAGCACCACATCACCATTTTTGTTAACAAAAGTGATAGAAAACAGTGATGTGTATCGATAATAAAACATACTATTATTTCTCAAAACTCATTTTGAAAGCTTCAATTCTTTTGAATCGCGAAGCTAATAACAATATATTGAACTTTTTTCCATATTGGTCCCATGCCAATATGGTATCATGATTATAAATCAAactaccaaaataaaaaatcacattaatCTTTATCTTTGGTAACATGAATTCGCTTGTTCAATATCTTTTTAAGAAAGTGTCAAGTTATCAATTGGATTTAAGCATAAGTAGGCACACAGCCAATAGGATATGAGATGTTTCTAAGGAGGTAAGATATAACAGTACACATATAACAATGTTTTTTAGTTAAGCATTCTAATTCATTATTCATATTTGTGTTCATGAACTTCATTTGCCATTATCATGTTGCTGTAACTTTTTGTGTACGTGTTTGTTTTGATATTGATAGACATGTGAGAAGACTTTAAAAGGTAAATTTTGAAGTTAATGTCGCAACATGCTCGTTTTGCCttcacaatatatattatttgcaaCTAAGTACTTTCTTGAACATTATAATTTGTAAGGAGGGTTCTCCAACCATCCTTAAGttgttctttctctttgagCCCATTCATGCGCTTTTTAAAGTCACTACGAAAATGAGATACACACTTCATTAAATGGTCTAAGTGCTTGATGCCATTTTGAATCATGTGCCATGTATACATAGAGATCATGATAAGTTTAAGGTATAATCTCAATCGGCACTTTTGCCATTTATTGATGCTGATCAATAAAAATTGTTTGAGACATTTTCTACTTATATATGTGCCTAAAAGAGAGGATCCAAGTAGTCTTTCATCCAACTATGCCATCATTGTCACTATCAAACTACTTTTTTGGATTATTGTTTTAATatgaagcatttttttttagtaaaatatgtttatctttattactaaaattcaaaattgtaaaagaaaaaattaccgtttcaaacaaattttatttgatcaaaaagtaaaaaacaagtataataattttggagaaataaatcttatttaattaaatttcagtaTTTTTGGTGAAAGGAATAAACACtttgcaaaaattaaaaaattaaagttgaaaCAACATCTATTATTTTCGAAATGGGTAGATTACTAATCACTCAAGAACTAATTTATCAGCTAATTCAACAACGAATTCTATTTAATACCTTGa encodes the following:
- the LOC114410467 gene encoding uncharacterized protein LOC114410467; translation: MGNENHYHHQFYYQKSTFLPMLCSRPSIKEVTLPRFRDPSASSGNDPLSPRISCMGQVKRNNKISGIPPSHRLTFTTKTDNTNRNTTSSPIVKYSKLKKLFSGKNFIISTPKTTTATTTFSSCRSRHQEVSDMPKNQKCLSNNVVFNKSIEEMDPPLPVVKRVCKLEEPKELDSLWKRRSGTDRPALKSLQLQQINHPRICVQPPTV